One Microtus pennsylvanicus isolate mMicPen1 chromosome 3, mMicPen1.hap1, whole genome shotgun sequence DNA window includes the following coding sequences:
- the Tbc1d21 gene encoding TBC1 domain family member 21 isoform X2 has protein sequence MTTLSPENSLSAKQSATFILEKRNPPIDKTEWDSFFDENGHLAKSRDFICVNILERGLHPSVRTEAWKFLTGYYSWQSSWDERLMVDSKRRRNYKALCQMYEKIQPLLENLHGNFTETKNNIAYDIQKLYTKDPLGNVLVDKKKLEKTLLLSYVCNTKAEYQRGFHEMVMLFQLMVEHDHETFWLFQFFLQKTEHSCVINIGVGKNLDMLNSLITLLDPEFAEHLRKGSGAVQSLFPWFCLCFQRAFKSFDDVWRLWEVLLTGKPCRNFQVLVAYSMLQMVREQALLESMSGDAILLACNNLVDLDADELISAACMVYADLMQKEIPQPLKDFLL, from the exons ATGACCACCCTTTCTCCAGAAAACAGCCTCTCTGCGAAGCAGTCGGCCACCTTCATCCTG GAGAAAAGAAACCCCCCCATTGACAAGACGGAATGGGACAGCTTCTTCGATGAGAACGGTCACTTGGCCAAGTCTCGGGACTTCATTTGTGTTAACATCCTGGAAAGG GGTCTACACCCCTCCGTGAGGACAGAAGCCTGGAAGTTCCTCACAGGTTACTACTCATGGCAGAGTTCCTGGGATGAGCGGCTCATGGTGGACAGCAAGAGGAG GAGGAACTACAAAGCCCTGTGCCAGATGTACGAGAAAATCCAGCCCCTGCTGGAAAACTTGCATGGGAACTTCACAGAGACTAAGAACAACATCG CATATGACATCCAGAAACTCTATACCAAAGACCCCCTGGGCAATGTGCTTGTGGACAAGAAGAAACTAGAGAAGACCCTGCTGCTGAGTTATGTCTGCAACACAAAGGCTG AGTACCAGCGAGGCTTCCATGAGATGGTGATGCTTTTCCAGCTGATGGTAGAGCATGACCACGAGACCTTCTGGCTCTTCCAGTTCTTCCTGCAGAAAACA GAGCACAGCTGTGTCATTAACATCGGGGTAGGCAAGAATCTGGACATGCTCAACAGCCTGATCACTTTACTGGACCCTGAATTTGCCGAACACCTCA GGAAGGGCTCCGGAGCCGTGCAATCCCTCTTCCCCTggttctgcctctgcttccagcgTGCCTTCAAATCTTTCGATGATGTCTGGAGGCTTTGGGAG GTTCTGCTGACGGGGAAGCCCTGCAGGAATTTCCAGGTGCTGGTGGCCTACAGCATGCTACAGATGGTGCGTGAGCAGGCACTGCTAGAGAGCATGAGCGGCGACGCCATCCTCCTG GCCTGCAACAACCTCGTCGACCTTGATGCTGATGAGCTGATCTCTGCTGCCTGCATGGTTTATGCTGATCTCATGCAAAAGGAG ATTCCCCAGCCATTAAAGGATTTCTTACTCTGA
- the Tbc1d21 gene encoding TBC1 domain family member 21 isoform X1 gives MTTLSPENSLSAKQSATFILEKRNPPIDKTEWDSFFDENGHLAKSRDFICVNILERGLHPSVRTEAWKFLTGYYSWQSSWDERLMVDSKRRRNYKALCQMYEKIQPLLENLHGNFTETKNNIAYDIQKLYTKDPLGNVLVDKKKLEKTLLLSYVCNTKAEYQRGFHEMVMLFQLMVEHDHETFWLFQFFLQKTEHSCVINIGVGKNLDMLNSLITLLDPEFAEHLKGKGSGAVQSLFPWFCLCFQRAFKSFDDVWRLWEVLLTGKPCRNFQVLVAYSMLQMVREQALLESMSGDAILLACNNLVDLDADELISAACMVYADLMQKEIPQPLKDFLL, from the exons ATGACCACCCTTTCTCCAGAAAACAGCCTCTCTGCGAAGCAGTCGGCCACCTTCATCCTG GAGAAAAGAAACCCCCCCATTGACAAGACGGAATGGGACAGCTTCTTCGATGAGAACGGTCACTTGGCCAAGTCTCGGGACTTCATTTGTGTTAACATCCTGGAAAGG GGTCTACACCCCTCCGTGAGGACAGAAGCCTGGAAGTTCCTCACAGGTTACTACTCATGGCAGAGTTCCTGGGATGAGCGGCTCATGGTGGACAGCAAGAGGAG GAGGAACTACAAAGCCCTGTGCCAGATGTACGAGAAAATCCAGCCCCTGCTGGAAAACTTGCATGGGAACTTCACAGAGACTAAGAACAACATCG CATATGACATCCAGAAACTCTATACCAAAGACCCCCTGGGCAATGTGCTTGTGGACAAGAAGAAACTAGAGAAGACCCTGCTGCTGAGTTATGTCTGCAACACAAAGGCTG AGTACCAGCGAGGCTTCCATGAGATGGTGATGCTTTTCCAGCTGATGGTAGAGCATGACCACGAGACCTTCTGGCTCTTCCAGTTCTTCCTGCAGAAAACA GAGCACAGCTGTGTCATTAACATCGGGGTAGGCAAGAATCTGGACATGCTCAACAGCCTGATCACTTTACTGGACCCTGAATTTGCCGAACACCTCA AAGGGAAGGGCTCCGGAGCCGTGCAATCCCTCTTCCCCTggttctgcctctgcttccagcgTGCCTTCAAATCTTTCGATGATGTCTGGAGGCTTTGGGAG GTTCTGCTGACGGGGAAGCCCTGCAGGAATTTCCAGGTGCTGGTGGCCTACAGCATGCTACAGATGGTGCGTGAGCAGGCACTGCTAGAGAGCATGAGCGGCGACGCCATCCTCCTG GCCTGCAACAACCTCGTCGACCTTGATGCTGATGAGCTGATCTCTGCTGCCTGCATGGTTTATGCTGATCTCATGCAAAAGGAG ATTCCCCAGCCATTAAAGGATTTCTTACTCTGA
- the Tbc1d21 gene encoding TBC1 domain family member 21 isoform X3, which yields MTTLSPENSLSAKQSATFILGLHPSVRTEAWKFLTGYYSWQSSWDERLMVDSKRRRNYKALCQMYEKIQPLLENLHGNFTETKNNIAYDIQKLYTKDPLGNVLVDKKKLEKTLLLSYVCNTKAEYQRGFHEMVMLFQLMVEHDHETFWLFQFFLQKTEHSCVINIGVGKNLDMLNSLITLLDPEFAEHLKGKGSGAVQSLFPWFCLCFQRAFKSFDDVWRLWEVLLTGKPCRNFQVLVAYSMLQMVREQALLESMSGDAILLACNNLVDLDADELISAACMVYADLMQKEIPQPLKDFLL from the exons ATGACCACCCTTTCTCCAGAAAACAGCCTCTCTGCGAAGCAGTCGGCCACCTTCATCCTG GGTCTACACCCCTCCGTGAGGACAGAAGCCTGGAAGTTCCTCACAGGTTACTACTCATGGCAGAGTTCCTGGGATGAGCGGCTCATGGTGGACAGCAAGAGGAG GAGGAACTACAAAGCCCTGTGCCAGATGTACGAGAAAATCCAGCCCCTGCTGGAAAACTTGCATGGGAACTTCACAGAGACTAAGAACAACATCG CATATGACATCCAGAAACTCTATACCAAAGACCCCCTGGGCAATGTGCTTGTGGACAAGAAGAAACTAGAGAAGACCCTGCTGCTGAGTTATGTCTGCAACACAAAGGCTG AGTACCAGCGAGGCTTCCATGAGATGGTGATGCTTTTCCAGCTGATGGTAGAGCATGACCACGAGACCTTCTGGCTCTTCCAGTTCTTCCTGCAGAAAACA GAGCACAGCTGTGTCATTAACATCGGGGTAGGCAAGAATCTGGACATGCTCAACAGCCTGATCACTTTACTGGACCCTGAATTTGCCGAACACCTCA AAGGGAAGGGCTCCGGAGCCGTGCAATCCCTCTTCCCCTggttctgcctctgcttccagcgTGCCTTCAAATCTTTCGATGATGTCTGGAGGCTTTGGGAG GTTCTGCTGACGGGGAAGCCCTGCAGGAATTTCCAGGTGCTGGTGGCCTACAGCATGCTACAGATGGTGCGTGAGCAGGCACTGCTAGAGAGCATGAGCGGCGACGCCATCCTCCTG GCCTGCAACAACCTCGTCGACCTTGATGCTGATGAGCTGATCTCTGCTGCCTGCATGGTTTATGCTGATCTCATGCAAAAGGAG ATTCCCCAGCCATTAAAGGATTTCTTACTCTGA